In one Pseudodesulfovibrio tunisiensis genomic region, the following are encoded:
- a CDS encoding sensor histidine kinase — translation MNQLTKRLGPFRLSLRSQLLGLIGALLIATLSGAAVTFWYAHSTQVLFSHLEEYDLQALLAAQGLESELVVQKGLTTYYSLDQDQRWLKEIGRHHMAFETWLGKARRSNYLDKGRDILNRIESAYLRFTHSRDKVISLYARNRREEAVVLHQEVRRRFQSIYDMCEEYKRLHEERIDMAGNAYSSQAKTLTILSLAAVPVSAILALWLGIILFKQILGPIRRLADLDDGGRNDNLSGEMGALSDRMHTLLDDVEMAHQMLQQSRDQIAQSEKLAMVGKLAAGVAHSIRNPLTSVKMRLFSLERSLRLDDLQREDFDVISEEIRHLDTIIRNFLEFSRPPKLKMQRVSPSDVVDSTLALLSHRLESSEVEAVVEREDRLPDVQVDPEQLKEALMNLVLNACEAMVDGGRISIAEDVGVIEPHGRMAVIRVADNGPGIPKGMQDDIFKPFHSTKEEGTGLGLSIANRIMAEHGGWLHLQSSGPKGTTFLLALPLKEKSKWLRS, via the coding sequence ATGAATCAACTGACCAAACGACTCGGCCCGTTTCGGCTTTCGCTGCGCAGCCAGCTTCTCGGGCTGATTGGTGCGCTGCTCATCGCCACCCTGTCGGGTGCGGCCGTGACCTTCTGGTATGCGCACAGCACCCAGGTTCTGTTTTCCCATCTGGAGGAATACGACCTTCAGGCTCTGCTTGCGGCTCAGGGGTTGGAAAGCGAGCTTGTGGTCCAGAAGGGACTCACCACCTATTATTCTCTGGATCAGGACCAGCGCTGGCTCAAGGAGATCGGTCGCCATCACATGGCGTTCGAAACCTGGCTGGGCAAGGCGCGGCGCTCCAACTATCTGGACAAGGGGCGGGATATTCTCAATCGCATCGAGTCCGCATATTTGCGGTTCACCCACTCCCGTGACAAGGTCATCTCCCTGTATGCCCGCAACCGGCGCGAGGAGGCCGTGGTCCTGCATCAGGAGGTGCGGCGCCGATTCCAGTCCATCTACGACATGTGCGAGGAGTACAAGCGGCTGCATGAAGAACGCATCGACATGGCCGGGAACGCGTACAGCAGTCAGGCCAAGACCCTGACCATCCTGTCCCTGGCCGCCGTGCCCGTGTCCGCGATTCTGGCCCTGTGGCTCGGCATCATCCTGTTCAAGCAGATTCTCGGACCGATCCGGAGGCTGGCCGATCTGGACGACGGCGGCAGGAACGACAATCTTTCCGGCGAAATGGGCGCATTGTCCGACCGCATGCATACGCTGCTGGACGATGTGGAGATGGCCCATCAGATGTTGCAGCAGAGCCGGGATCAGATCGCCCAGTCCGAAAAGCTGGCCATGGTGGGCAAGCTGGCCGCAGGCGTGGCCCATTCCATCCGCAACCCGCTCACCTCGGTCAAGATGCGGCTGTTTTCTCTGGAGCGCAGTCTCCGGCTCGATGATCTCCAGCGCGAGGATTTCGACGTGATTTCCGAGGAAATCCGGCATCTGGACACCATCATTCGCAATTTTCTGGAATTTTCGCGGCCGCCCAAGCTCAAGATGCAGCGCGTGTCGCCTTCCGATGTGGTGGATTCCACCCTTGCGCTGCTCAGTCATCGGCTGGAATCCTCGGAAGTCGAGGCCGTGGTGGAGCGCGAGGACCGGCTGCCCGACGTGCAGGTGGACCCGGAGCAGCTCAAGGAAGCACTCATGAATCTGGTGCTCAACGCCTGCGAGGCCATGGTCGACGGCGGGCGCATCTCCATTGCCGAGGACGTGGGCGTGATTGAACCCCACGGACGCATGGCCGTGATCCGTGTCGCGGACAACGGACCTGGCATTCCCAAGGGCATGCAGGACGACATTTTCAAGCCTTTTCATTCCACCAAGGAAGAGGGCACGGGCCTGGGCCTGTCCATAGCCAACCGCATCATGGCCGAGCACGGCGGCTGGCTGCATCTGCAATCCTCGGGGCCCAAGGGCACCACGTTCTTGCTCGCCCTGCCTCTCAAGGAGAAGAGCAAATGGCTGAGATCCTGA
- a CDS encoding response regulator has translation MKASDIRILIAERNRNIRDFLRREFTRNDFQVLSARDSAELFDILESDNPPHVIVLDADTPNIEGGDMLARIMAARPDIPVVVHGYNGDMPATSAGERAAGVVEKSGNPETLTRTVRDILRKHQPELSETQGEQE, from the coding sequence ATGAAGGCGAGCGACATTCGCATACTCATTGCAGAACGCAACCGGAACATCCGCGACTTCCTGCGCCGCGAGTTCACCCGAAACGATTTTCAGGTGCTTTCGGCCCGGGACAGCGCAGAACTCTTCGACATTCTGGAATCCGACAATCCGCCCCACGTGATCGTGCTGGACGCGGACACCCCGAACATCGAAGGCGGGGACATGCTGGCGCGCATCATGGCGGCCAGACCGGACATCCCGGTGGTGGTACACGGCTACAACGGCGACATGCCCGCGACCTCCGCAGGCGAACGGGCAGCCGGAGTCGTGGAGAAAAGCGGCAATCCCGAGACCCTGACCAGAACGGTCCGGGACATCCTGCGCAAACATCAGCCCGAGCTGTCCGAAACCCAAGGCGAACAGGAGTAG